One genomic region from Anticarsia gemmatalis isolate Benzon Research Colony breed Stoneville strain chromosome 7, ilAntGemm2 primary, whole genome shotgun sequence encodes:
- the LOC142974145 gene encoding uncharacterized protein LOC142974145: protein MPPKTAKTKEKEPSPEEIQRKKFLYKCRFRAIGRMVMANTYWMIEAAEQYEGVEDVKRRVAQAVRGKTKKKQLLNITDKALLNKPAVDRTDNEKKYIYRIIGGLKCFKRYPNHVKKKLAAVTYFKYYGPGRVIVRQHQEAHALYFIVTGDVIVSQMIFDELLQQYVSIDIGIMHPGDMFGEVSLLHNIPRTATCTTAGHCELLTLMKEDFKNVLQASVQRQWDDVRLAMSAFSYFDALDEVARREGCIVAKMKSYAVNETILGDGVGVPNFVYFILSGRCQMIESLQVVSTNRLGRVSYQLYDPYVPKEESEQDLDTKYFAGYKNLSGTKSGSKEQRVSMSEPEDAAADVATQTPRAHSSILKQAQKEQSTSKQGSIQMASDVLVSDSKRESVAFEETAGEGGQSVMEAKDELDDKHRSSVASNMLLAPDQPRESVRFSIESRKLPPPNLRTFFMQVCQFNPGSTFGFGENMRDRRIVALTQVDCMLLPKIWLLQRNTANIWSRIEHYLDKKIPNKKKLFKEFVSERRWQEFRDGLVEDVVARSNTVNWTSVHDVPYSIRMEEMIDI, encoded by the exons ATGCCACCAAAAACAGCGAAGACAAAGGAGAAAGAACCA tctcCCGAAGAGATACAAAGAAAGAAGTTTCTTTACAAATGTCGATTTCGCGCCATCGGACGTATGGTGATGGCCAACACGTATTGGATGATCGAGGCCGCTGAACAATACGAAGGCGTTGAAGATGTTAAAAGGCGCGTTGCACAAGCCGTTCGTGGCAAAACCAAAAAGAAACAATTGCTGAATATAACg gaTAAAGCTCTTTTGAACAAACCCGCTGTCGATAGAActgataatgaaaaaaaatacatttaccgCATCATAGGCGGTCTAAAGTGCTTCAAGCGTTATCCTAAT CACGTAAAAAAGAAACTGGCAGCTGTAACATACTTCAAGTACTATGGACCTGGACGTGTTATAGTTCGACAACACCAGGAAGCGCATGCATTGTATTTCATAGTTACTGGTGATGTGATCGTCAGCCAGATGATCTTTGATGAACTGCTGCAGCAGTATGTCTCTATAGACATCGGTATTATGCATCCAGGCGACATGTTTGGCGAAGTGTCACTGCTACATAACATTCCTAGGACTGCTACCTGTACTACAGCTG GTCACTGTGAACTCCTCACGTTAATGAAAgaagattttaaaaatgttcttcaAGCATCCGTGCAAAGGCAATGGGACGATGTGCGACTTGCTATGTCTGCGTTCAGTTATTTCGATGCGCTTGATGAG GTAGCACGACGAGAGGGCTGCATAGTTGCTAAAATGAAATCTTATGCTGTTAATGAGACTATATTAGGAGACGGCGTCGGTGTTCCTAATTTTGTCTATTTCATCCTGTCAGGCCGCTGCCAGATGATTGAATCGCTACAAGTGGTATCCACCAACCGTTTGGGTCGTGTCTCGTATCAATTATACGACCCATAT GTACCCAAGGAAGAGAGCGAGCAGGATTTGGATACTAAATATTTTGCTGGTTACAAAAATCTTTCTGGTACTAAATCTGGAAGCAAAGAACAGCGTGTTTCAATGTCTGAGCCCGAGGATGCTGCAGCAGATGTAGCCACACAAACGCCTAGAGCTCATAGTAGTATATTAAAACAAGCACAAAAAGAACAATCTACGTCTAAGCAAGGAAGTATTCAGATGGCTTCAGATGTACTAGTATCTGACAGTAAGCGTGAAAGCGTAGCCTTTGAGGAGACGGCAGGCGAAGGTGGTCAGTCGGTGATGGAAGCAAAGGATGAATTAGATGATAAACATCGTTCATCTGTTGCCTCAAATATGTTATTAGCTCCTGATCAACCCCGAGAGTCTGTCAG gTTCAGCATTGAGTCAAGAAAGCTTCCACCGCCAAACCTACGAACATTTTTCATGCAG GTATGTCAGTTCAACCCTGGGTCGACATTTGGCTTTGGTGAGAACATGCGGGACCGTCGCATCGTGGCACTAACTCAAGTCGACTGCATGCTGCTACCGAAAATATGGCTACTTCAACGCAATACTGCCAACATCTGGTCACGAATAGAACATTACCTAGATAAAAAG ATACCAAATAAGAAGAAGTTATTCAAAGAATTTGTATCGGAACGTCGTTGGCAGGAGTTCCGCGACGGCTTAGTGGAAGACGTCGTGGCGAGGTCTAACACAGTAAACTGGACATCAGTACATGATGTACCATATTCCATACGTATGGAGGAAATGATAGACATATAA
- the LOC142974199 gene encoding uncharacterized protein LOC142974199, with the protein MANRSEGKGKKEEDPELALKRKFRAKCRFKSIVRLALANSYWLIDDEAEHYEGVDNVKRRVAQAVRSKVKKKKKLLTLMDKALLNKPAEDRTDQEKRYIYSIIGGLKCFKQYPNHVKRRLAAVTYFRYYGPNRVIVRHHQEANAMYFIISGAVAVSQMVYDGLLNMDVPVEIGTMNTGDLFGEVSLLHNIPRSATCTTIGHCELLMLIKEDFKNVLQVSIQHSWDEVRCAMSVFSYFDGMDEVARREGCIVAKMKSFGENETILGDGVGVPNFVYFVLTGRCQMIESLQVSSTTRLGRTTYTLYDPYVSSETSEEDLAEKYFGALKDEQSNESEIDLKSEPEQSNLSTFKILESILKIGQKSSKRIRDNEFSANTSELKMKNEGRNSIRRSLGSRADLRVKSPKRVSHEPLHGSSLVLKDDKNDETHIFPHPETMRESVRFSITPKLRPPNLRTYFMQVCQFFPGSTFGFGENMRDRRIVALTRVDCMLMPKIWLLQRNTANIWTRIQHYLTRKIPSKKDLFKSFVTERNWADYRTQLVEEVLARAQTVNWTSVHDVPYSIRMEEMIDI; encoded by the exons ATGGCGAACCGATCTGAAGGAAAAGGAAAAAAAGAAGAG GATCCAGAGCTGGCATTGAAGCGAAAGTTCCGTGCAAAATGCCGATTCAAATCTATAGTAAGATTGGCGTTAGCAAACTCTTACTGGCTAATTGACGACGAGGCGGAACACTATGAGGGTGTGGACAACGTCAAACGACGAGTAGCGCAGGCTGTTCGCTCCAAAgtgaagaagaaaaagaaactACTTACTTTAATG GATAAAGCACTTCTGAATAAACCAGCTGAAGACAGAACTGATCAAGAAAAGCGATACATCTATAGTATTATCGGTGGTCTTAAATGCTTTAAGCAATATCCGAAT CACGTAAAAAGGAGGTTAGCAGCAGTAACTTACTTCAGATACTACGGTCCTAATCGAGTGATAGTTCGTCATCACCAAGAGGCGAATGCGATGTACTTTATCATAAGCGGCGCCGTCGCTGTCAGCCAAATGGTCTATGATGGATTGCTAAACATGGATGTGCCGGTCGAAATTGGAACTATGAATACTGGTGATCTGTTTGGCGAAGTATCTTTACTTCATAATATTCCTAGAAGTGCGACATGTACTACCATTG GGCACTGCGAGCTGCTAATGTTAATAAAAGAAGACTTTAAGAATGTTCTCCAAGTGTCCATACAGCACTCGTGGGACGAAGTGCGCTGTGCCATGTCTGTGTTCTCGTATTTCGATGGAATGGATGAG GTTGCTCGACGAGAAGGCTGCATAGTTGCAAAAATGAAATCGTTCGGTGAAAATGAGACTATACTGGGAGATGGCGTTGGTGTTCCTAACTTTGTCTACTTTGTTCTGACGGGTCGTTGCCAGATGATTGAGTCTCTACAAGTATCCTCTACAACTCGCTTAGGACGCACTACCTACACACTTTATGATCCTTAT GTTTCAAGCGAAACCAGCGAAGAAGACTtagctgaaaaatattttggtgcTTTAAAAGACGAACAGAGCAATGAATCAGAAATTGACTTAAAATCTGAACCCGAACAATCGAATTtatcaacatttaaaattctGGAGAGCATTCTGAAGATAGGCCAAAAGTCGAGTAAACGCATTAGAGACAACGAATTTTCAGCGAACACTAgtgaattaaaaatgaaaaatgaggGCCGAAATTCAATACGGCGGAGCCTGGGTTCTCGAGCCGATCTTAGGGTTAAAAGTCCGAAACGTGTGTCTCATGAACCACTGCATGGTTCTTCCTTGGTCTTAAAGGACGATAAAAACGATGAAACTCATATATTCCCACACCCAGAAACTATGAGAGAATCAGTCag ATTCAGTATAACTCCTAAGCTAAGACCACCAAATCTGCGAACTTACTTTATGCAA GTATGTCAGTTCTTCCCTGGGTCGACGTTTGGTTTCGGAGAAAATATGCGGGACCGTCGAATTGTAGCCCTGACTAGGGTCGACTGTATGCTGATGCCAAAAATTTGGCTCCTACAGCGGAACACTGCCAATATCTGGACGCGTATACAACATTACTTGACCCGAAAG ATACCATCTAAAAAGGATTTGTTTAAATCATTCGTGACAGAGCGTAATTGGGCAGATTACCGCACTCAACTGGTTGAAGAAGTCTTGGCAAGAGCTCAAACTGTCAACTGGACCTCAGTGCACGATGTACCTTACTCGATACGAATGGAAGAAATGATAGACATTTAA
- the Pomp gene encoding proteasome maturation protein produces MSFGLPSLKVKPEYGCSIKPQEGPFGVPDPLVAGLSGTKPKLGLSHPLEVSERNFHLNQEKMNMAMLRNIQGLHAPLKLTMEMKFTSKIGHLPFLQRSNFQHDVLTGKHLDLGFEDILNLPEHCEVAGQPHAVVERSLGIL; encoded by the exons ATG AGTTTTGGTTTACCTTCACTGAAAGTTAAGCCCGAATATGGGTGTTCCATCAAGCCACAAGAAGGCCCGTTCGGTGTGCCAGACCCACTGGTGGCGGGTCTTAGTGGCACCAAACCCAAACTAGGCTTGTCTCATCCTCTTGAAGTGTCAGAAAGAAAT TTCCATTTAAACCAAGAAAAAATGAACATGGCCATGCTTCGCAACATCCAAGGACTTCATGCTCCACTCAAGCTCACAATGGAAATGAAATTCACAAGCAAG ATTGGTCACCTGCCCTTCCTTCAGAGGTCTAATTTCCAACATGATGTTCTGACGGGTAAACACCTAGACCTTGGATTTGAAGACATTCTCAACCTTCCAGAGCACTGTGAAGTGGCCGGCCAACCTCATGCAGTGGTGGAGAGATCTCTTGGCATTCTCTAA